From the Planktothrix tepida PCC 9214 genome, one window contains:
- a CDS encoding DEAD/DEAH box helicase — protein sequence MSYSTQNDPQLDLNKLFPFPLDDFQYNAIAALNEGKSVVVCAPTGSGKTLVGEYAIHRALAGNRRVFYTTPLKALSNQKYRDFKDLLGPENVGLLTGDISVNRDAAVVVMTTEIFRNMLYGTPIGEVGTSMEAVEAVVLDECHYMNDRQRGTVWEESIIYCPREIQLVALSATVANSEQLTDWISRVHGPTELIYSDFRPVPLQYHFCNTKGLFPLLDNSLKKINPRLKERKGPPQRGRNRNDVPNLTAVISHLQERDMLPAIYFIFSRKGCDRSVAEVRHLSLVTEAEAALLKKHIDAFVAASPEGIRPDQLEVLYRGIAAHHAGLLPTWKGLVEELFQQGLIKVVFATETLAAGINMPARTTVISSLSKRTDDGHRLLKPSEFLQMSGRAGRRGMDIEGYVVTVQTPFEGAKEAAYLATSKPDPLVSQFTPSYGMVLNLLQRHTLEEAKELIERSFGQYLSTINLIPAQREIEIMQAELALIEAQFGFRGEQNMAILEETLASFEKIYERLREERRLLKLLQRQAEDSRMHQMALAMDSTSLGTIVGLRGKHVPTARSFEADPIPAVLVAKTPSSGQAPYFLCLGRDNRWYVVSSADIVILQPQSQRLNVDYVDIPNIPFKLGQCRKGDELTVAIVQQIPNLMLPEPPPEVITQQEQVERLELELDAHPIHEWGKPNKLLKRWQRWAELDEIIQERRTELEEDLARHWQEFLALISILQYCEALDELKPTDLGQATAALRGDNELWLGLALKSGIFDDLDPHHLAAACAALVTEVYRPDSWTRYHLSDDVENALGRLRGIRQELFKQQRRYRVALPIWLERDLTGLIEQWALETDWLELVANTSLDEGDIVRMFRRTLDFLSQIPHVPHLSESLKQNAIRARHLIDRFPINEAVD from the coding sequence GTGTCCTACTCTACCCAAAACGATCCCCAACTGGATCTCAACAAGCTGTTTCCGTTTCCCCTGGATGACTTTCAGTACAACGCCATTGCTGCGTTGAATGAAGGAAAATCCGTTGTCGTCTGTGCACCAACGGGGTCGGGAAAAACGTTAGTGGGGGAATATGCTATCCATCGGGCGTTAGCGGGTAATAGGCGGGTCTTCTACACAACACCCCTAAAAGCTTTATCTAATCAGAAGTATAGGGACTTTAAAGATCTACTAGGGCCAGAAAATGTGGGGTTACTGACGGGGGATATTTCCGTTAACCGGGATGCGGCGGTGGTGGTGATGACAACAGAGATCTTCCGCAATATGCTTTATGGTACACCGATTGGCGAGGTGGGAACCTCTATGGAAGCAGTGGAGGCGGTGGTTTTAGATGAATGCCATTATATGAATGATCGCCAACGGGGGACGGTTTGGGAAGAGTCAATTATTTATTGTCCCCGTGAAATTCAATTAGTGGCTTTATCTGCAACCGTCGCTAATAGTGAACAATTAACAGACTGGATTTCTAGGGTTCATGGCCCAACGGAGTTAATTTATTCTGACTTTCGACCTGTACCGTTGCAATATCATTTTTGCAATACCAAAGGGCTATTTCCGTTATTAGATAATTCTTTAAAAAAAATTAATCCCCGCCTCAAAGAACGTAAAGGCCCTCCTCAACGGGGTAGAAATCGCAATGATGTTCCCAATTTAACGGCGGTTATTTCCCATCTGCAAGAACGGGATATGTTACCTGCTATTTATTTTATCTTTAGTCGCAAAGGATGCGATCGCTCTGTAGCAGAAGTGCGTCATTTATCCTTAGTTACAGAAGCCGAAGCTGCCCTGTTAAAAAAACACATTGATGCCTTTGTTGCTGCTAGTCCAGAAGGCATTCGTCCCGACCAATTAGAAGTATTATATCGAGGTATTGCCGCCCACCATGCGGGATTATTACCCACTTGGAAAGGGTTAGTTGAGGAGTTATTTCAACAAGGATTAATTAAAGTAGTGTTTGCCACAGAAACCCTGGCTGCTGGCATTAATATGCCCGCTAGAACAACGGTGATTTCGAGTTTATCGAAACGAACCGATGATGGTCATCGCTTATTAAAACCCTCGGAATTCTTGCAAATGTCGGGACGGGCTGGACGACGGGGTATGGATATTGAAGGGTATGTTGTCACGGTACAAACCCCTTTTGAAGGGGCAAAAGAAGCCGCTTATTTAGCAACGTCTAAACCTGACCCGTTAGTGAGTCAATTTACGCCTAGTTATGGCATGGTTTTGAATTTATTACAACGCCATACTTTAGAAGAAGCGAAAGAATTAATTGAACGGAGTTTCGGACAATATTTATCAACGATTAATTTAATTCCCGCCCAACGAGAAATCGAAATTATGCAAGCGGAATTAGCGTTAATTGAAGCGCAATTTGGCTTTCGAGGCGAACAAAATATGGCAATTTTGGAGGAAACCTTAGCCAGTTTTGAAAAAATTTATGAACGTTTGCGAGAGGAACGCCGTTTATTAAAGTTATTACAGCGCCAAGCCGAAGACAGTCGAATGCACCAGATGGCTTTAGCGATGGACTCAACGTCATTAGGAACGATTGTCGGGTTACGCGGAAAACACGTCCCCACCGCCCGGAGTTTTGAGGCTGACCCCATTCCGGCGGTATTAGTCGCAAAAACCCCCAGTTCGGGACAAGCCCCCTATTTCCTGTGTTTAGGACGGGATAATCGTTGGTATGTGGTGAGTTCGGCGGATATCGTGATTTTACAACCCCAGTCTCAACGGTTAAATGTGGATTATGTCGATATTCCTAATATTCCGTTTAAATTAGGGCAATGTCGCAAAGGGGATGAGTTAACGGTGGCGATTGTGCAACAAATTCCCAATTTAATGTTACCTGAACCTCCGCCAGAAGTGATTACCCAACAAGAACAAGTGGAACGATTAGAGTTAGAATTAGATGCCCATCCGATTCATGAATGGGGTAAACCCAATAAACTGTTAAAACGGTGGCAACGGTGGGCGGAATTGGATGAAATTATTCAAGAACGACGCACGGAATTAGAAGAAGATTTAGCCCGTCATTGGCAAGAATTTTTAGCTTTAATTTCGATTTTGCAATATTGTGAAGCCTTAGATGAATTAAAACCAACGGATTTAGGTCAAGCAACGGCTGCCTTACGCGGTGATAATGAATTGTGGTTAGGGTTAGCCTTAAAATCAGGGATTTTTGATGATCTTGACCCCCATCATTTAGCGGCGGCTTGTGCGGCGTTAGTTACGGAGGTTTATCGTCCCGATAGTTGGACTCGCTATCACTTATCTGATGATGTGGAAAATGCTCTCGGACGGTTGCGGGGTATTCGTCAGGAGTTATTTAAGCAGCAGCGACGCTATCGTGTGGCGTTACCGATTTGGCTAGAACGGGATTTAACGGGTTTAATTGAACAATGGGCTTTAGAAACTGATTGGTTAGAGTTAGTCGCTAATACCAGTTTAGATGAGGGGGATATTGTGCGAATGTTCCGACGCACGTTAGATTTTCTTTCACAAATCCCTCATGTTCCTCATTTAAGCGAGTCACTAAAACAAAATGCCATTCGTGCCCGCCATTTAATTGATCGATTCCCGATTAATGAAGCGGTGGATTAG
- a CDS encoding succinylglutamate desuccinylase/aspartoacylase family protein — MIPNILTIPLIQLASGDRLFLQVYQFKGAKPGKKAYLQSNLHGAEISGNAVIHDLIEFLTRLDLEQLIGEIWLVPVCNPLSVNQRSHHFSSGRYNPYDGKDWNRIFWDYEKTGENIAQFAQDYQTLEPHEIQSKYRQNILNQFQQLSENLKSSLGVPYHKYYRYQLQSLSLNADYLIDLHSGTNYGLDYLYCFHSREESAKAFLLDYGILMNDYDGDAFDEAFMKPWLALERELKKLGKNIQFEIEAWTLELGSGLTMNPESVEKGVRGIKNYLAMKELLLIENFPLTSTPNHTINLSPKNQLQYYYSRTGGMIKFYIKLGETIRKNQKLYEILIFNKTRELPQIQEVFAESDGLIFDLARNHSVNQGEYILGVMPR, encoded by the coding sequence ATGATTCCTAATATTTTAACAATTCCTTTAATCCAACTTGCATCTGGCGATCGCTTATTTCTTCAAGTCTATCAATTCAAAGGTGCTAAACCGGGAAAAAAAGCTTATTTACAGTCTAACTTACACGGAGCGGAAATTAGCGGAAATGCTGTTATTCATGATTTGATTGAATTTTTAACTCGTTTAGATCTTGAGCAATTAATAGGAGAAATTTGGTTAGTTCCCGTGTGTAATCCTTTGAGTGTGAATCAGCGATCGCATCACTTTTCCTCCGGTCGATATAATCCTTATGATGGTAAAGATTGGAATCGAATTTTCTGGGATTATGAAAAAACCGGAGAAAATATTGCCCAATTTGCCCAAGACTACCAAACCTTAGAACCTCACGAAATCCAATCTAAATATCGGCAAAACATTTTAAATCAATTTCAGCAACTCTCGGAAAATCTAAAAAGTTCGTTAGGCGTTCCCTACCATAAATATTACCGTTATCAACTCCAAAGTTTATCTCTTAATGCGGATTACTTAATCGATTTACACAGTGGAACCAATTACGGATTAGACTATTTATATTGTTTTCATAGTCGAGAAGAAAGTGCTAAAGCCTTCCTCTTAGATTATGGCATCTTAATGAATGATTATGATGGCGATGCCTTTGATGAAGCTTTTATGAAACCTTGGTTAGCTTTAGAACGAGAATTAAAGAAATTAGGGAAAAATATTCAATTTGAGATTGAAGCTTGGACATTAGAACTTGGTTCTGGATTAACCATGAATCCTGAATCTGTGGAAAAAGGAGTTAGAGGAATTAAAAATTATCTCGCTATGAAAGAACTTTTATTAATCGAAAATTTTCCTTTAACCTCTACTCCAAATCACACGATAAATCTCAGCCCCAAAAATCAACTTCAATATTATTATTCAAGAACTGGAGGTATGATTAAATTTTATATCAAATTAGGAGAAACTATTCGTAAAAACCAGAAACTCTATGAAATTTTAATCTTTAATAAAACTAGAGAATTACCCCAAATTCAAGAAGTTTTTGCCGAGTCTGATGGACTAATTTTTGATCTCGCTAGAAATCATTCTGTTAATCAAGGGGAGTATATTTTAGGGGTGATGCCACGATAA
- a CDS encoding ATP-binding protein, producing MDIEELAAPLETFGRQSQFQQITQALAGERDLLIAGVPGSGRRTLVRRAAVEVGAKIIEVDCIRATDGHRLTQLLCEGISQAVKSRTATQFLQQWTATEADQFLVWQGNTAKSLRLIAQPEEIWQAYQLLIHLPQQLAEFVQRQVVLILHSFPHIRSWDRQGDWEKLLRQEIQQQSSVSYVLVATLAETTNQEDFHKNLDIVQLTPLSDDVVAAWAHGVLHREHLTFDPRSHALKRFLEAVQGHIGDASALVRRLCKVKTTNGLIGDREIEETLQELLADFSTVFESLLVLLPSSQAQLLESLALDPTDKPQSREYITKHHLSRGGSLQGAIAGLQHKGLIYGSELGYKLALPLFGLWIKQRLS from the coding sequence ATGGATATAGAAGAGTTAGCAGCACCGTTAGAAACCTTTGGACGACAAAGCCAATTTCAACAAATTACTCAGGCGTTAGCTGGTGAACGTGATTTGTTAATTGCTGGGGTTCCGGGTAGTGGACGCCGAACCCTGGTTCGACGGGCGGCGGTGGAAGTGGGGGCGAAAATTATTGAAGTGGACTGTATTCGGGCTACCGATGGCCATCGGTTGACCCAACTGTTATGCGAGGGGATTTCTCAGGCGGTTAAAAGTCGAACAGCAACTCAGTTTTTGCAACAGTGGACAGCAACAGAAGCCGATCAATTTTTGGTATGGCAGGGAAATACGGCAAAAAGTTTGCGGTTAATTGCTCAACCGGAAGAGATTTGGCAAGCGTATCAATTATTAATTCATTTGCCTCAACAGTTAGCAGAATTTGTGCAGCGACAAGTGGTGTTAATTTTGCATAGTTTTCCTCATATTCGGTCTTGGGATAGACAGGGAGATTGGGAAAAATTATTGCGTCAAGAAATTCAACAGCAAAGTTCTGTTAGTTATGTTTTAGTGGCAACTTTAGCAGAAACGACAAATCAAGAGGACTTTCATAAAAATTTAGATATTGTACAATTAACCCCCTTATCGGATGATGTAGTCGCAGCTTGGGCGCATGGAGTTTTGCATCGAGAACATTTAACCTTTGATCCGCGATCGCACGCCTTAAAACGCTTTTTAGAAGCTGTTCAAGGACATATTGGAGATGCCTCGGCGTTAGTTCGTCGGTTGTGTAAAGTCAAAACAACTAATGGGTTAATTGGAGATAGGGAAATTGAAGAAACCTTACAGGAATTATTAGCGGATTTTTCAACGGTATTTGAATCGTTGTTAGTATTACTTCCCTCTTCCCAAGCGCAATTATTAGAGTCTTTAGCCTTAGATCCAACGGATAAACCCCAAAGTCGAGAATATATTACCAAACATCATTTATCCAGAGGCGGAAGTTTACAAGGTGCGATCGCAGGTTTACAACATAAAGGCTTGATTTATGGTTCAGAATTAGGCTATAAATTAGCGTTACCCTTATTTGGATTATGGATCAAACAACGGTTAAGTTAA
- a CDS encoding HEPN domain-containing protein — MISEQLRLLVEYRFSQAKQTLEEAKILVNNCAYRGSINRSYYAMFYGTMGLLSLKNIGSSKHSGVISFFDREFIKTGELSKDLSRSLHRAFEERQMSDYGEMLEPDELTARELIDQADVFISSIIKEKHQH, encoded by the coding sequence ATGATTTCTGAGCAATTACGGTTATTAGTTGAGTACCGTTTTTCCCAAGCAAAGCAAACTTTAGAAGAGGCTAAGATTTTAGTCAATAATTGCGCTTATCGAGGTAGTATTAATCGCTCTTACTATGCGATGTTTTATGGGACGATGGGTTTGTTAAGCCTTAAAAATATAGGCAGTTCTAAGCATAGCGGAGTTATTAGTTTTTTTGATCGGGAGTTTATCAAAACAGGTGAATTGTCTAAGGATTTATCGCGTAGTTTGCATCGTGCTTTTGAAGAACGCCAAATGAGTGATTATGGGGAAATGCTAGAACCTGATGAGTTGACGGCGAGGGAGTTGATAGATCAGGCTGATGTTTTTATTTCTTCGATTATAAAGGAGAAACATCAACATTGA
- a CDS encoding nucleotidyltransferase domain-containing protein, which produces MMLEVDRQVSLAFYQRLQKVVPILEMKIFGSRARGDATNESDLDVFIKVDTMDRSLRKKIIDLAWEVGFEYDRVISTLIVTEQQLKTGAMGASPLIAKIAQEGIKI; this is translated from the coding sequence ATGATGTTGGAAGTTGATCGCCAAGTTTCTTTAGCTTTTTATCAGCGCTTACAAAAGGTTGTTCCAATTTTGGAGATGAAAATTTTTGGTTCAAGGGCGCGAGGTGATGCAACGAATGAGTCAGATTTAGATGTGTTTATTAAGGTTGATACGATGGATCGTTCTCTCAGGAAAAAAATTATCGATTTGGCTTGGGAGGTTGGGTTTGAGTATGATCGCGTGATTTCAACTTTGATCGTGACGGAGCAACAGCTAAAAACTGGGGCTATGGGTGCTAGTCCTTTGATAGCTAAAATTGCTCAAGAAGGTATTAAGATATGA
- a CDS encoding glycerol dehydrogenase — translation MITTAIFPARYVQGNHAIRFLGEELSHLGQKALVIMGPVIFPKLQPLVEEFTQGKIEIYLERFGGECCDLEIERLVSLGAAQNVDLIVGIGGGKTIDTAKATAYNLKVPVAIVPTIASTDAPCSALSVIYTPEGVWERYLVLPRNPDLVLVDTNLIAQAPVRFLVAGMGDALATWFEAEDCQIKRAKNMTGRMGPMTAFSLAHLCYETLLEYGVYGKIACEQQVVTPALERIIEANTLLSGLGFESGGLAAAHAIHNGFTVLEETQKFWHGEKVAFGVLAMLILTDRPSEVIDRVFGFCESIGLPTTLADIGLEGVSRERLLLAAERACGTGETIYNEPCEINPESVLAALLTADAKGRERKQF, via the coding sequence GTGATTACGACAGCGATCTTCCCAGCCCGATATGTTCAAGGAAATCATGCCATTCGGTTTTTGGGTGAAGAATTAAGCCATTTAGGTCAAAAAGCCTTAGTAATTATGGGGCCCGTTATTTTTCCTAAATTGCAACCCCTGGTTGAGGAATTTACCCAAGGAAAAATAGAGATTTATCTCGAACGCTTTGGCGGTGAATGTTGTGATCTCGAAATTGAACGCTTGGTTAGTTTAGGCGCGGCTCAAAACGTCGATTTAATTGTAGGAATTGGAGGCGGAAAAACCATCGACACCGCTAAAGCGACCGCCTATAACCTCAAAGTTCCGGTTGCAATTGTTCCCACTATTGCTTCTACCGACGCCCCCTGTAGTGCCCTATCAGTGATTTATACCCCGGAAGGGGTCTGGGAACGTTATCTCGTCTTACCGCGTAACCCCGATCTCGTTTTGGTCGATACTAATCTGATTGCTCAAGCTCCGGTTCGCTTCCTCGTCGCTGGAATGGGGGATGCGTTGGCGACCTGGTTTGAAGCCGAAGATTGTCAGATTAAACGAGCTAAAAATATGACCGGGCGCATGGGGCCAATGACTGCCTTTAGTTTGGCTCATTTGTGCTACGAAACCTTGCTTGAATACGGTGTTTATGGGAAAATTGCCTGTGAACAACAGGTGGTAACTCCCGCCTTAGAACGAATTATTGAAGCCAATACCCTACTCAGTGGGTTGGGTTTTGAAAGTGGTGGATTAGCGGCGGCCCATGCGATTCATAATGGGTTTACGGTTTTGGAAGAAACCCAGAAATTCTGGCATGGTGAAAAAGTGGCTTTTGGGGTTCTAGCAATGTTAATTTTAACCGATCGCCCCAGCGAAGTTATTGATCGGGTGTTTGGTTTCTGTGAATCTATCGGACTCCCGACAACGTTAGCCGATATTGGACTTGAAGGAGTCAGTCGTGAACGCTTATTACTAGCCGCAGAACGCGCTTGTGGTACGGGTGAAACGATTTATAATGAACCTTGTGAAATTAACCCTGAAAGTGTTCTGGCTGCCCTGTTAACGGCTGATGCTAAGGGACGGGAACGGAAACAATTCTAA